From the genome of Candidatus Defluviilinea proxima:
CATCTTTCACGGGCACAAAAATATGATCGTGATAATACGCGGCCACTACATTGCAACTGATGTTTACCTCTGTCAACGCTTTTGATACAGCGGCGGTTAGACCAACCGCTTCAAGCGACGAATGAATGGTCAACGTGATCCACGAACAAACAACAGAGTAGGGGAGTGATTCCTTGTCCGCTTGTTGTTTGGGGATGATAACCGTAACCGCTTCATCCTCCTGAAACACACAAAGCGGATTTAGCGTGACGGCATGTTGAGTTGATGCAACAGTGCAGTACACAAACTCGCCCTCGTGAAGTTTAGGTCGCATGCCTTGCAATAATTTGTTGAGGTCGGTTTCACCTGACATAAATTATTTCCGTCTCACATCCAATATCGCGATCTTGGTGGAGTGGTTGAATGGCGCAGGGTCTGTGATGGGCTTGCCAACTGGGTTATAGCCGATGAAATCGTCTGGCACAGAGATCAATTCACGGATGCTCAGATAGCCGTCCTTGCATAATTTTTCGAGCGATTGCATGTAATCCTTCCCACTGACGAATAAGGCGTTGTTGATCGCAATGAGGTATCCGCCATCGTTGATGAGCGGGCGAACCTTGTTGATGAGGCGCGTGCTGTCGTTCTCTAAGTCCACTTTGCCTTTGGATGTTGTGGAAAAGAACGGCGGATCAATGATGACGCAATCGAAGAATTGTTTTGTGCTTTTGAATTTGGCAACAGTGGGGAAGAAGTCTTGCGCGATGAAATCTTGCTTGTGGATGGGGAAGCCATTAAGAGAATAAGAATCTTTAGCGAGATTCAAGAACTGTCCATTGCGGTCTGTTTGAACAACGCGGCTTGCTCCGCCTGCCATGGCCGCAACTCCCAAGCTGCCGGTGTAGGCGAACGTATTGAGCACAGACCTGTCGCGGATGTTTTCGATGAGCCATTTGCGCAAGTTGTATGTATCGAGATAAAAACTTGCATCGCGATTCATAGTGAGGTCAATCGCATACCAAATTCCGTGCTCTTTGATCTTTGTATCGAGCTTGTCTCCAAAGATGCGTTGTCCGCGTTTTTGTTCTTGTGTAGCTCCATTTCGTGTCTTTACGACTCCAGCGTGTAGCCAGTTTAGTGTAGTGCGTAAATATGTGATGACTTCTTGAATAAGAGTTGCGTTTTGTGATGGATTATCTGCGTAGTTATGGATAACGAGTGTATGGCCATAGACATCAATGATGATATCTGGGTGGCCTTCGTAGAATCCGTTGAAGAGGCGAAAAGCTGATTCGTGGCTGGAGCCGCTCAACGTTAAGCGAGAGGCGATAGCTTGTTCGATGCGATGCATTAATGAATGTTCTGTCATTGATAAGTCAGTCTATATCTTCCTGATATTTTTGGGATTCAAAACAGAGAGCAACCTTGTTCCCTGTATAAGACCGTTGTTCTCGTCCAACTCTACCCAATAGAAACTGCGATGCTGTGAATACGGGTCAATGCGCACAACCTTCCCTTCGAACCAACCTTCGCTTCCCCAATTTTTGGCGGTCAAAAAAACCTGCACACGGTCACCGATCTGAATTTCATCAGGCATGTTCTATTTGCGGCTTCTTCCAAAAAGGATCGCAGCGATCCCGATCACAATAGCAATCGCTCCATTGATCGCCCATTGGATCTGTCCAGTCATAAAACTACCTGGCAGGATGTTAATTCCTTGCAAGACCCATATCCCGCCACCAAGGATCAAAAGTGTACCAATAATATACAAACCGTTTTTCATTTGAATATCTCCTTTAGACTCGTTTAAATGATTATACCCTTCGCCTAGTTTGCTTTGAGCGACGAAGCGCACGTCTCTTTGATTCTGCGCGAGAAAGTTTTTCCTGCGCTGAAGCGTGATACAATATAGAACACACGTTCCCTTTTCAACTTACAACCCAAAATATCATGGACTTCAAACTTCAAGCACCCTTTATACCCATGGGCGATCAGCCCGAAGCCATCCGCGGGCTTGTGGACGGCGTGAACAAAGGCATGAAACATCAGGTTTTGCTCGGTGCTACAGGCACCGGCAAGACGTTCACCATTGCATCTGTCATTCAGCAGTTGCAAAAGCCTGCCCTCATCATGGCCCATAACAAGACCCTTGCCGCGCAGTTATATGCCGAGTTCAAAGAGTTCTTCCCTGAGAACGCGGTCTCGTATTTCGTTTCCTATTACGATTACTACCAGCCTGAGGCGTATGTGCCCCGCCACGACCTCTACATTGAAAAAGAGACCGAGATCAATGAAGAGATCGAACGTCTGCGGCTGGCGGCAACTACTGCACTGGTCTCGCGACGGGATGTGATCATTGTTGCATCAGTTTCTTGTATCTACGGTTTGGGGAACCCCGAAGAATTTAATAAAGGGTTGGTAAACCTCAAAGTGGGTGAGTTGTACCGCCGCAATGCTCTGCTCAGACGGTTGATCGAATCGCAGTACCAGCGCAACGATATGGATTTGCGCTCCGGCACCTTCCGTGTGCGTGGTGATACATTGGAAATTATCCCTGCTTACGAAGACAAAAAAGGATTCCGTATCGCGTTCTTCGGCGATGAAGTGGAACGGATCACGCAGTTTAACCCAGTTACCGGCGAGATCTTCGATGAGCCGAATGAAATATCCATCTTCCCTGCGAAGCAATATCTGACCGATGCCGAAAAAACAAAAGAAGCGATCTCTGATATCGAATCCGAGTTGGAAGAACGATTGAAGTTTTTCAAAGAGACTGGGAAATACCTTGAAGCACAACGTCTTGAACAGCGCGCTCGTTATGATCTTGAGATGCTCAAAGAAGTTGGCTATTGCTCGGGTATCGAAAACTATTCTCGTCATTTTGATCGCCGTGCCGCTGGCACGCATCCGTGGACAATGATCGACTTTTTGCCAAGCGATTACCTGCTCGTGCTGGACGAGAGTCATATGACCGTACCACAAGTCCGCGGAATGTATAACGGCGATCGTGCTCGCAAAGAGACTCTGGTTGAGTATGGCTTCCGCCTCCCAAGTGCGATGGATAACCGCCCATTGAAATTTGATGAATTCGAAGAAGTGATGGGAAACACGATCTACACATCCGCTACGCCGGGTCCGTATGAAATGGGTAAGGCGGAACAGGTTGTTGAGCAGATTATCCGCCCAACGGGACTTGTTGACCCTGAAATTGAGGTCAGACCGACTCTCGGCCAAGTGGATAATCTGGTCGGAGAGATCAGACAACGGGTCGAAAGAGGCGAGCGTGTTCTTGTCACAACACTTACGAAGCGGATGTCAGAGGATCTGGCAGAGTATTTAAAAGAGTTGGGGATGAAAGTCCATTACTTACACTCGGAAGTGGAAACACTTGAGCGTGTGGGCATTCTGCGTGACTTGCGCTTGGGTGTGTTCGATGTGCTCGTTGGTATCAATCTTTTGCGCGAAGGCTTGGATCTGCCTGAAGTGTCGCTGGTTGGAATTTTGGACGCAGATAAGGAAGGCTTCCTGCGTTCAGGAACTGCACTCATTCAGACGATCGGTCGTGCGGCACGTCACGTCAATGGACGCGTGATTATGTATGCCGATAAGATGACCGACTCGATGAAGTTTGCGATCGAAGAGACGAATCGTCGCCGTGCCAAGCAGGTGAAATACAATACTGAAAATGGGATTGTCCCGATCAGTATCCACAAGGCGATCCATGATCTGACCGAGGAATTTTCGCAGAAGGCTGTTAGTGAGATGAAGGGGGAGTATAAGGTGAAAGACAAAGGTGCCATGCCGCGCAATGAACTCAAGCAGATCATTCACGAAATGGAAAAGCAAATGAAAGAAGCCGCGAAGAATCTGGAGTTCGAACGCGCTGCGGCCCTGCGTGATGAATTGTTTGACTTGAAGAGTCTGCTGGCTGAAGATGAAGGATTGAAACCGTGGGAACGGATCAAGTTGTTGACGGGGGATGAAGAATAGTTTGGACGATAGCATACAAAATGTGAACTCGTAAAGCTATTAACAGCTTTACGAGTTTTTGTTTACTTGGTTTTGGTGGGATGTGCGTATTGTACTTTTACCCAACACTTTTGGGCGGGTTCTCCAACTTATATTGTTTGAAGATCCAAAACGACGTCAATAGTAAAAGCCCACCAAACACTCCCAAAAGCCTGACGCCGAGCGGACCTTGCGTATCCAGTTTACTGCGACCTAGTAGAAGGAAGAGCGGTATGACCGCCAGTCCCAGTCCGCTTGAAGCTTGATTAAGTAGGCCCCACACGGAATAGAATGAGCCTTCTCGTCGTTGGCCGGTGATGTGCTCATCGTGGTCAGTGATTTCTGCCATCATTGCCCCTGGCAAGATTTGTGCTCCAGCGAGGCTGGCGCTTTGAAGAACTATCCACAGAATTCCCTGAGCAAGAAGCGGGATCGGTATCCAGTCACCGATCAAGATCAATGCAGAGAGGGTGACGGCTCCGGCTAGGAGAGAGCCGCGATATATGGTCTTCATACCATATTTTTCAGAGAGACGATTAATAAGTGGGAAGGATAAAAGCGTGACCCCAATAGCAGGTAAATAAAAGTAGACAGCGTCAGATTCTTTCAACCCACAAACTTCCGTGACGATATATGGAAGAGTTTCAAGTACGAGTGTGCTCCCGGTCCATAACAGACCCCATGAAAGTGCGAAGATTTGAAAATTGCGATTCCCAAAAGTGGACTTGAGACTATCGACGAACGAAATGCGACTCGTGATCTGATAATCGAGGTTGACTCGTTTTCGTAGAAAGAACCCTGGCAATATGATGATGGGAGCCACACTGACAGCGAAGATTAACATCGTTTGAGTGTATCCAAGCTTGCTGATGAGTGGACCCGTGAATCCTGCAAAAATATTTCCGATCAGCAAAAATCCTGTTTTCCAACTGGAGATGGCCACCCTGTCTTTTTCTCCTACCGCTAATTCGGGCAATAATGCTTCGTAGGGCACTTGATGTACTTCGTAAACGAGATTGAACGCGATCAACACCAGAAGTAAATAGATAACAGTTAATGTTAGATTACCTTGAGGTGGTGTCCACAACAGAAAAAATAAAGGCGGCAATAAAATTGCGCCGCCGATGATGTACGGTAAGCGCCGACCCCATGCAGAGTTGGTGTGGTCAGAGAGATAACCAACAGGCATGCCGACAATAATGTTGATGGCTTTGCTGATGAGCACTACGACGCTGTACAATGCCAGCGGCACAAGTGGTGTCTCTCCGGCGCGGAGATAAAAGTAAAGCAACCATCCGCTGGCAACACCCCAGAGTGTGGAACTGCCAAGTGTGATGATCGCATAAGCCAGCCAAGTCATGGTTGCATTTTACCCGCTTGTCAAAAACCATCTACGGACAAAACTGTAATGAGCCTGATAACGTTAATAAAAAGGAGGCTTTTGCCAAACTGACAAAAGCCTCCTTTTTGGTTTATCCCCAGCCTAATAGCCTTGCAATACTGGCTGTCGCAAATGTGACAAGGAATGCCACTCCGAGCGTGATCACTACACTGACTGTAGCCCATTTATAGCTTTTCGTTTCTTTATAGATCGTGATGATGGTTGTTGCACATGGATTATGGAGTAAAGCGAACAACATCAGGTTGACCGCGGTGAGCATTGTCCAGCCGTTTTGTACGACGAGTAGGTCGTAGATGCCAGATGTGCTTCCCGGTCCATTGACCATCATGCCTGCGCCGAGATAGACCATCATCATGGTTGGGACAACGATCTCGTTGGCGGGGATGGCGATGATATAGGCTAAAAGGATTACACCATCCAGCCCAAGCAATATGCCAAACGGATTCAACCAATCGGAAATAGTACGCGCCAGATTGGAATCACCGACTGTGATATTGGCTAGTATCCAGATGATCGCACCGGCTGGAGCGGCGGTTTGCATAGCGCGCCAAAGGACGAAGATCGTGCGGTCGATCAGGGATGTATACAGGATGCGTGTGAAATTTGGTCTGCGATAGGGAGGTAGTTCAAGCGTGAAAGCGGATGCTTCACCTTTGAGAATGGTCTTGGATAATAACCACGACATGAAGAACGTGAACCCAACACCGATCAAGACCACGCCGACAACTGTCCCCGCGGCGACAAAAGAGGTCAAGGCTGGGGAGAAGCGAGCGCCTACGAAAACAGTAGCAAGCATAATTAAAGTCGGGAAGCGGCCGTTGCAGGGCACAAAGTTATTCGTAAGAATGGCGATCAGTCGCTCGCGCGGCGAGTCGATGACGCGTGTCGCTACAACACCAGCCGCATTACATCCGAAGCCCATTGCCATAGTCAGAGATTGTTTCCCGTGCGCGCCAGCTTTTTTGAACAACCAATCGAGATTGAACGCAACGCGTGGCAAATATCCGAGATCTTCCATGAATGTGAATGCAGGGAAGAAGATCGCCATAGGTGGGAGCATGACGCTGATAACCCAGGCAAGGCCGAGGTAAATACCATCCCAAATGAAACCTGTGATCCACCAAGGCACATTCCAACTGACGAAAAGTGCGCGCCCCCAATCACCGATGCCGAAGAGTAGATCAGCGATGGCCGCCGAAGCTACATTTGCACCAGAGACGGTGAGCCAGATGATGATCGCTAAAAGGATCAACATGATGGGCAGGCCGACAATGGGAGATGTGACGAGACGGTCGATCTTTTGATCGAGATCGTACTTTTTTTCTTTTGCCGATTTCACGGCACGTCTGGCAATGGCTTCTGCTTCGCTATACAGAGATTTGACAATTTCATCGCGAAAGCCTGATGAAAGACTTCCGCGTAAGGCCTCAGCTTTTGCTAATACATCATTCGGATTTAAAGTTTCTTGTGCCATATTCTATTGCCTTCCTTCAACCGACATCTTTTTGCTGAATTGCACATCCGCCTTTTGTTGCTGTTCCATGCGCTGTGTAAGTTCACCGGACATCAATGCTTGTTGTACCTTTGCGTCGCCATCCAGCAAGCGGATTGCCAGCCAGCGCGCATTGGGGACGCCGGGCGCTATTCGTTCGATCATGGGAACAAGTTCTTTGACGGCTTTTTGAAATTCCGGTGTGCCTTCCACTCGTAAGGGTTTTGTTTGTATATCGCCACTGATCACATCTGCCACTGTGGCCAGCAACGTGTGGACTCCGTCACCGGAGCGTGCTGTGATTGGTATAGCAGGTATTCCCAGATCGCGGCTCAGTGAGCGTGCATCCACTTCGAGCCCTTTTCGTTTAGCTTCATCCATGAGGTTGAGCGCAACGACCACATGTGTTGTGATCTCCATGACTTGCATCACCAGATTTAGATTTCTCTCAAGCGCTGTTGCATCGGTGACTACGATCGTGCAATCGGGCTGTCCAAATAAAATGAAATCGCGTGCCACTTCCTCATCTTGTGAAGCAGAAAGTAACGAATAGGTGCCGGGTAGGTCAACAAGCTTGTAACGTACATTATTAAATTGATATCCGCCTTCTGCACGTGTGACGGTTTTGCCGGGCCAATTGCCGGTGTGTTGTTTGAGGCCCGTCAAGGTGTTGAAAAGCGTAGACTTGCCGGTGTTCGGGTTGCCCGCGAGTGCAACCACGCGGTCGAAGTTTCCGATCTTGAATCCCATTTGCTCAAGGTTATAAAAAGCGGGGCACTCTTCACAATGTTCAGTGGGTAAATTTATTTTTTTGTCTGTCATTTTTCCTCTGCGTATACCGGCTTCACCCAGATCTGTGATGCCTGGTCTTTGCGTAATGCGATCAACGTTCCACGTACACGATAAGCACGTGGGTCACCGAAGAAGTTTCCAAGTTCAGGGTAGATTAATGTTCCGGGCGTAAGGCCCAGATCCAGAAATCGGCGGCGGGTGAATCCCTGCACAGCATCGTCGAGCATTACGATCTCCGCTTGTTGATCGTTCACAAGATCGGCCAGCGACACGGCACTTGCGATCGCTTTTTCCATTTCAGGCAATGGCGCAACGCTGATGTTGGCCGCAACAGTGGGTGCAAGGCGATATTCCGTTTCGCCATCGCTTAACACAACTCGTTGTGGGGTCTTTTCTATAATGCGGATGATCTGTCCGAGACGGAGCCCGGCCGCAAGGATTTGTTCATACGCGATAGCCGGTTCATCCTCAATGTGTACGATTCTTGCCGGACCATCAGCCTGCCACGCCGTAATTGGCATATTCTCTACTGTTGGCATTTTCCCATCACGGGTAGGGATGGGGTCTCCGTGTGGGTCAAGCAGTGGGTGACCTAACGCGGCATCAAGCTCATCAAGTTGTGCTTTGGTGAGCGAGTGCTCGCGCTTTTGTGCCACATCGTGGATCTGGCTTAACGGCATGCGTGCCTCGTCTACCAGATAGCGTTCCCACAACCGGTGTGCGCGTACAACGTGCATGGCCCAACGTTCGCCTTCTGCCGTTAAGTGGAGTTGTGTACCGCGCGTTTCGAGTAGTCCCTGTGATTCCATGTCAGAGACGAGACGAGTCACTTTTGTGCGAGACAGATTCAAGGTCCCAGCAATGGATTCGGGCGAAGCGTGACGGCCCTGCTGTTCGCGGTCAAGCAAGTGCTTGAGGGCATCTTCCAACTGCTCGCGTTCTTTGGCGCTTCGCCAGTCCTTGTAAAGCGCGAGAAGACCGTAGCGGGGAATGAACACCGCCACGATGAGAAGTATCAATGTCCAACCCCATGAATTCATATGTTGCCTCCAAAAATTATTTGATGAGCAGACCTGTTACCCAAAGTAACATCATACCGGTGAGGACGCCGCTAAAGACGGTCATGGGCATGGCTTCGCGGGCAGTGTCTTTTTGAATGAGTTTGGCGATCTCGTAGATGACCTGGAAGATGGCGCCTGCGCCGATGGCAAGGAATAACACTGCAAGGAACGGTGACGGTGTGAAACCGCCGATCCATGCGCCGAGAATGGCGGGACCTCCACCAATGAGACCCATGATGGCGAGTCTGCCGATGGTGGGTCTATCTCGTAACACGGGTGCGATGATGCCGAGACCTTCGGTGATGTTTTGGATGATGAAGCCGACAACAAGAAATGTTCCGAGTGCAATCTCACCGACGTTGTATGCCGCACCAATGGCGAGACCTTCGCCAAGGTTATGGAAGCCAATGCCAACGGCGATGATGAACGCAACGGATAATCTTCTTTGTGATTCGTCGCCCGATGCGTTGACTTGTGAATTCGATATCGCTTCGAGCAAAAGGAAAGTTGCGACTGCACCGATGCCGATCAAGCCGATGCCTTGAAAAGATGCTGGTACTTCTGCGGCAAATTCAAGGGCTTCAGCGAGTGTATCCAAGCCGAGAAAGACGAGCAAGCCAGCTGTCGCCGCCATGAGGAAGGTCATTGTGCGACGTCCCATTTGACGCAAGGCGGGGAACCAGAAGATGCCGAGGAAGACGGGGATGACACCGACATATAAACCGATCAACGTGAAGCCCCAGAATGTAGCACTGGAAGGTTCGGGTGTTGGAAAGGCAACGGGGATGTCGGTTTCAAATGCGACTGCATTGTTCGTCATGATCTTGATGCCATAGGCTTCGGCATATGACCATGCGTAGTTGACTTGGATCGTTGCACGTCCGAGGCGAGGGATGGTCGGACTGGGGTCAACCTTGAACGGCATGACCGAGTCGTTGATGATGACGGCGGCGATGGTCAGTTCGTCGGGTCCCGTGTTGCGGACGTAGAGTTCGACTGAGTTGGGTTCGAGATGATAGCGTTCCACATCAAGGTCTTCGACGGGAGCGGGGGATTCGAGATCCAAGCCTCCGCCTGTGGTGAGGAAGAGGGCAATCACTCCAGCGAGGAGAATGATTGGGATGAGAAGCAGGATGAAGGTCCGAAAGGTGAAGCGGTTTGTCGTCGGTTGAGAATTTGATTGAGTCATAATGTCACCTCTAAGGTAATACCTCGAACATGCCCATCCATCCGAGTTCGGCAAATTCGGTCACGTGCGCATGGAACATGTACATGCCTGGATGTTTGTAACTGAATTCAAGGATGCCACGCTGTGCTTGCCCTTGAATGATTGTGTCGGTAAATTCGGCGGGCGTGAGGCTTGTGCCAGTGGGGTAGTAGTGAAAGAAGCTGGCGTGCAGGTGGAACGAGTTGAGAAGATCAAACTCAAGAATGTTGACAAGATAGATGCGGACGGTCTCGCCGACACGGAATTGAATGGGATGATTCTGATAGTGGAAGGGAATGCCGTTGACCGCATAAAAATCATTGGCATCATCGAAGTCCACATCAAGCCCGTGTTGCACCATGACCATTTCGTGATCCACTTTGGGACGCCCGCCTTTGGGGTCCACGATGAATGTGCCGTAAAGTCCTTTTGCGATGTGACGTGCCAACGGGAAAACGTGACAGTGATAAAGATGCAGACCGAACGGATCCGCATCGAACTCATACGTGAAGCTGGCTCCTGGTTCGACGAGTCCGCCTGGACCCGTGCCTGGTACGCCGTCCATCTCGGAGGGGTGAAAACCGTGGAAGTGCATGGAATGAGGGTGCTCGCTTCCATTGGTGAAGTGAATGCGAATACGGTCGCCTTCGGTGGCTCGAAAGGTGGGACCTGGGATGCGCCCGTTGTACGTCCATGCAGGGAATTCGAGCCCTGGCAGGACTTCGATGCTCTTGTTGATGGCGACGACGTTGTACTCACGCAGGGTTTGTCCGTTGGGCAACGTGGAGACTTCGCCGTAATCGAAATCGGTCAGAACGTCTGTGGGGTTGAAGCCATTCGCTTCATGATCCACTTCGCCGACGGTTCCTGGCAGGTCGCCGTGGTCACCTTGTTGCATCACATGTTGTTTGGGTGGATTGTCATCCTGTGCGTTATGACTGTGATCGCTGGTTTGTGTCGGACCTTTACCTTTTGTTTGGTCAAAGGCAACCACGCCAGTTGTGCCAAGCATTGCGGCGAGTCCGCCTACTTTGAGAAAATCTCTTCTGGATATTTTGTTATTCATAATCTCTCATCTCCAATAAACGTGATTTGAGTCTTTGTAAAGATAGGTGACAGTCTCTTTCAAAGTGACTGTCACCTATAGTGTTTAGTTATTCAATGCTCCAGCTTCGATCCAGTCTGTGATGATCTGGATCTGTGCGGGCGTGAGTTTCGGTCCACGCTTGGGCATTTCGCCTTTGGCGAGTTTTTGAACAAGAAGACTTTTGCCCGCATCACCTGGGACGATGACTGGTCCATGGTCGGAGCCTTCCATCAGCGACTCGTACGTGTCCATGTGCAGGCCTTCGCTCACGAACTCGCCCATGTGGCACTTCCCACAGCGGCTTTCAAGGATGGGTTGCACATCCTTTGCGTAGCTGACTTCTGTTTTTACTGATGGGGCGGCATTCGTCGGGCCGGAGCGAAAAACGACAAATGCGGAAACAACGACCACAGCAATGGCTAGGAGAATGAATTGTTTCTTCATATGATCAAAACCTCTAAAACACTTTAGGCAGGAATCTGCCTGTCCGCTTCATGTATTCACGGTATTCATCGCCGAATTTAGCGATGAGATTGGCTTCTTCCTTTGGTGTGCGGATCGCCATGAGAATGAACGTGAGGATGCCCAGCGCAGCGACGAACCAACTATCTGCCATCATGCCAAAGGCAATGAACATGGATGAGCCAAAGGTGTAAAGCGGGTGACGGATGTATTTGTAAATTCCGTTTGTGACGAGTTTGTGCTCTTTGCGTGTGGCGCTGACGGGGGTGATGCCTGTGCCGATACTGCTGAATAACCAGTAAATGCCAAATGTGTTCACGATCCCGATGCCGACACCAAGCCAGCGTACCCAATCTGGCAAGCCGAGCTTTGACCACGCCATCCATGCTGGGTTGATGAGATACACAAATGGGCTGAGCCAAAGAATAAGCCCACCGATGCGAATGATCGTCATCATGATGGTGCCGTCTGCTTTGCGGGAAAGTTTTTCTCCAGACTCTCTGTCCGCTTTGGTGCGGAAGTAGATGGAGATGCCCATACCTGTAAAAAGGATCAGGGCGGCTAAAATGCGGAAAATGTTTTCGTTCATATTTACTTGTTACCTTTCATCTTTGCGATTACTTCTAAATATTCCTCGTGCGGTTCGGCTGTCAAGCCGTTGATTCCATGTTTTGGAAAATACACGCCATGAAGATAAATTTGTCCCGTGGTCATCAAGGCTATGACGCCCCAAAAAATATACCTGCCGAACAAAATGCCTAAAACTGCCAGCATACCTACCACTACGAAAAGTTTTGTTATTCTTCTTTTGGCGGGCAGGTGTTTTTCAAAATTATTGAATACAATGAAATATGCCACGCTCGCGACTGCCAACACAACAAAAATCTCGGTGAGGCTGATCGGCGGTAGGGAGGAAAGAATCATTAGGTGCTTGAACATGCTTACGCTAGCTAACTTTCCTCAACAAAAACTTTGTTTGTGATGTTCAATCCAAGAACCGTTGTCTTTCGGCCGATCTTTACCGTTAGATTATGGTCGAAGGGAGAGTATTCCTTTACTTCGATCTCCGCATCGGGGACTAAGCCAAGGCTCTCTAGATGACGAAGTAATTCAGTATCTGCGGCTTTAACGCATAGCACGGTGCCTGTTTGATTTGGGCGAAGTGATGAAAGCGGCGCTGATGTATCTTCAGGCATTACTAGCTCTGCTGTGGGAATAAGTTCACCGTGTGGGTCGCGGGTGGGGTGGCCCATTGCCGCGGCGATACGCCTCTCGAAATCCTCTGAGATAACGTGTTCGAGTCGTTCTGCCTCTTCATGGACCTCATCCCATGAATAGCCCAGCGTTTGCACGAGCCAGGCTTCGAGCAGGCGGTGATGACGAATTACTTCGAGTGCCGCACGCCTGCCATCTTTGGTCAGTGTTGCGCCTTGGTGTTTTTGGTACTCGACCAGTGCAGGCTTGGATGATGCAAGCTTTTGGATCATGCCTGTTACCGATGGGGCGCTGACCTTCAATTTTTGTGCAAGCGCGTTTGTGCTGGCGCTCTCTCCGCTTTCGGTTAATTCATAGATGGTCTTCAGATAATCTT
Proteins encoded in this window:
- a CDS encoding ACT domain-containing protein, which produces MSGETDLNKLLQGMRPKLHEGEFVYCTVASTQHAVTLNPLCVFQEDEAVTVIIPKQQADKESLPYSVVCSWITLTIHSSLEAVGLTAAVSKALTEVNISCNVVAAYYHDHIFVPVKDAQQAMRVLSELHE
- a CDS encoding FeoA domain-containing protein, which encodes MNSWGWTLILLIVAVFIPRYGLLALYKDWRSAKEREQLEDALKHLLDREQQGRHASPESIAGTLNLSRTKVTRLVSDMESQGLLETRGTQLHLTAEGERWAMHVVRAHRLWERYLVDEARMPLSQIHDVAQKREHSLTKAQLDELDAALGHPLLDPHGDPIPTRDGKMPTVENMPITAWQADGPARIVHIEDEPAIAYEQILAAGLRLGQIIRIIEKTPQRVVLSDGETEYRLAPTVAANISVAPLPEMEKAIASAVSLADLVNDQQAEIVMLDDAVQGFTRRRFLDLGLTPGTLIYPELGNFFGDPRAYRVRGTLIALRKDQASQIWVKPVYAEEK
- a CDS encoding MFS transporter encodes the protein MTWLAYAIITLGSSTLWGVASGWLLYFYLRAGETPLVPLALYSVVVLISKAINIIVGMPVGYLSDHTNSAWGRRLPYIIGGAILLPPLFFLLWTPPQGNLTLTVIYLLLVLIAFNLVYEVHQVPYEALLPELAVGEKDRVAISSWKTGFLLIGNIFAGFTGPLISKLGYTQTMLIFAVSVAPIIILPGFFLRKRVNLDYQITSRISFVDSLKSTFGNRNFQIFALSWGLLWTGSTLVLETLPYIVTEVCGLKESDAVYFYLPAIGVTLLSFPLINRLSEKYGMKTIYRGSLLAGAVTLSALILIGDWIPIPLLAQGILWIVLQSASLAGAQILPGAMMAEITDHDEHITGQRREGSFYSVWGLLNQASSGLGLAVIPLFLLLGRSKLDTQGPLGVRLLGVFGGLLLLTSFWIFKQYKLENPPKSVG
- the uvrB gene encoding excinuclease ABC subunit UvrB, which codes for MDFKLQAPFIPMGDQPEAIRGLVDGVNKGMKHQVLLGATGTGKTFTIASVIQQLQKPALIMAHNKTLAAQLYAEFKEFFPENAVSYFVSYYDYYQPEAYVPRHDLYIEKETEINEEIERLRLAATTALVSRRDVIIVASVSCIYGLGNPEEFNKGLVNLKVGELYRRNALLRRLIESQYQRNDMDLRSGTFRVRGDTLEIIPAYEDKKGFRIAFFGDEVERITQFNPVTGEIFDEPNEISIFPAKQYLTDAEKTKEAISDIESELEERLKFFKETGKYLEAQRLEQRARYDLEMLKEVGYCSGIENYSRHFDRRAAGTHPWTMIDFLPSDYLLVLDESHMTVPQVRGMYNGDRARKETLVEYGFRLPSAMDNRPLKFDEFEEVMGNTIYTSATPGPYEMGKAEQVVEQIIRPTGLVDPEIEVRPTLGQVDNLVGEIRQRVERGERVLVTTLTKRMSEDLAEYLKELGMKVHYLHSEVETLERVGILRDLRLGVFDVLVGINLLREGLDLPEVSLVGILDADKEGFLRSGTALIQTIGRAARHVNGRVIMYADKMTDSMKFAIEETNRRRAKQVKYNTENGIVPISIHKAIHDLTEEFSQKAVSEMKGEYKVKDKGAMPRNELKQIIHEMEKQMKEAAKNLEFERAAALRDELFDLKSLLAEDEGLKPWERIKLLTGDEE
- a CDS encoding class I SAM-dependent methyltransferase: MTEHSLMHRIEQAIASRLTLSGSSHESAFRLFNGFYEGHPDIIIDVYGHTLVIHNYADNPSQNATLIQEVITYLRTTLNWLHAGVVKTRNGATQEQKRGQRIFGDKLDTKIKEHGIWYAIDLTMNRDASFYLDTYNLRKWLIENIRDRSVLNTFAYTGSLGVAAMAGGASRVVQTDRNGQFLNLAKDSYSLNGFPIHKQDFIAQDFFPTVAKFKSTKQFFDCVIIDPPFFSTTSKGKVDLENDSTRLINKVRPLINDGGYLIAINNALFVSGKDYMQSLEKLCKDGYLSIRELISVPDDFIGYNPVGKPITDPAPFNHSTKIAILDVRRK
- a CDS encoding multicopper oxidase domain-containing protein, with amino-acid sequence MLGTTGVVAFDQTKGKGPTQTSDHSHNAQDDNPPKQHVMQQGDHGDLPGTVGEVDHEANGFNPTDVLTDFDYGEVSTLPNGQTLREYNVVAINKSIEVLPGLEFPAWTYNGRIPGPTFRATEGDRIRIHFTNGSEHPHSMHFHGFHPSEMDGVPGTGPGGLVEPGASFTYEFDADPFGLHLYHCHVFPLARHIAKGLYGTFIVDPKGGRPKVDHEMVMVQHGLDVDFDDANDFYAVNGIPFHYQNHPIQFRVGETVRIYLVNILEFDLLNSFHLHASFFHYYPTGTSLTPAEFTDTIIQGQAQRGILEFSYKHPGMYMFHAHVTEFAELGWMGMFEVLP
- a CDS encoding metal transporter — protein: MTQSNSQPTTNRFTFRTFILLLIPIILLAGVIALFLTTGGGLDLESPAPVEDLDVERYHLEPNSVELYVRNTGPDELTIAAVIINDSVMPFKVDPSPTIPRLGRATIQVNYAWSYAEAYGIKIMTNNAVAFETDIPVAFPTPEPSSATFWGFTLIGLYVGVIPVFLGIFWFPALRQMGRRTMTFLMAATAGLLVFLGLDTLAEALEFAAEVPASFQGIGLIGIGAVATFLLLEAISNSQVNASGDESQRRLSVAFIIAVGIGFHNLGEGLAIGAAYNVGEIALGTFLVVGFIIQNITEGLGIIAPVLRDRPTIGRLAIMGLIGGGPAILGAWIGGFTPSPFLAVLFLAIGAGAIFQVIYEIAKLIQKDTAREAMPMTVFSGVLTGMMLLWVTGLLIK